The following coding sequences lie in one Candidatus Sysuiplasma acidicola genomic window:
- the dinB gene encoding DNA polymerase IV: MADRIVMHVDLDYFYAQCEELRNPELKGKPTVVCIYSGRTEDSGAVSTSNYEARKLGIRSGLPIVAAKRMANSDTKFIRADLDYYDEVSERVMAILRAFSGVMEQASVDEAYLELTGTLDSIEQARQRAMELKAEILSRERLTCSVGVGPNKLISKMAAGMIKPDGLTVINEEDVQSFLEQLSVGKLFGVGKVTEGKLNSMDVQTVRDLRLIELRQLQREFGVSMGSWLYNACRGIDDEPVKDRKREQYGRIVTLKEDTRDRTILEERASALLTEVIAMADRDGIAFKTISFTGIMEDLSTRTKNRSLQDFMSDVVMSRRILVHLIDDFLAEHEGKLRRIGVKISNLAEKKGQKSLSDFV, from the coding sequence GTGGCTGACCGGATTGTCATGCATGTGGACCTGGATTATTTCTATGCACAGTGTGAAGAGCTGAGGAATCCGGAGCTGAAAGGCAAGCCGACGGTTGTGTGCATATATTCCGGCAGAACGGAGGACAGCGGCGCCGTCTCCACTTCAAATTACGAAGCGAGAAAACTTGGAATCCGCTCGGGCCTGCCTATAGTTGCCGCAAAGCGGATGGCAAACAGCGACACGAAGTTCATCCGCGCGGATCTCGACTATTATGATGAGGTCTCGGAGAGAGTCATGGCTATACTCCGTGCCTTCTCCGGCGTCATGGAGCAGGCAAGCGTAGATGAGGCGTATCTTGAATTGACAGGCACGCTCGACAGCATTGAGCAGGCACGACAGAGAGCCATGGAACTGAAGGCTGAGATACTGAGCCGTGAACGCCTCACCTGCTCTGTCGGTGTCGGCCCGAACAAGCTGATCAGCAAGATGGCAGCCGGGATGATAAAACCTGACGGACTCACAGTGATAAACGAGGAAGACGTCCAGTCGTTCCTGGAGCAGCTGTCTGTTGGAAAACTGTTCGGTGTCGGCAAGGTCACTGAGGGAAAATTGAACAGCATGGATGTGCAGACGGTCAGAGATCTGCGTCTTATCGAGCTCAGACAGCTGCAGCGCGAATTCGGAGTAAGCATGGGCTCCTGGCTCTATAATGCATGCAGAGGGATTGACGACGAGCCTGTGAAAGACAGAAAGCGCGAACAGTACGGGCGAATTGTAACCCTGAAGGAGGATACCAGAGACCGAACTATTCTGGAAGAAAGAGCTTCCGCTCTGTTGACGGAAGTTATTGCCATGGCAGACAGAGACGGCATTGCATTCAAGACAATCTCGTTTACCGGCATCATGGAAGATCTTTCCACCAGAACAAAGAACAGGAGTCTGCAGGATTTCATGTCCGATGTCGTGATGAGCAGGCGCATCCTGGTGCACCTGATTGATGATTTTCTTGCCGAGCACGAAGGAAAACTGCGGCGCATCGGCGTAAAGATATCGAATCTTGCCGAGAAGAAAGGCCAGAAATCCCTTTCAGATTTCGTGTAA
- a CDS encoding site-2 protease family protein: MSRRDSYTYSFDMEHGTGSDGTPYYYVPKRSVRFSREEIGHLLLAMVVLMAAFTIMLGGMQHLASIGGYLLVSATAVLTGFLFHELMHKYVAQKYGAWAEFRSSRFGLLFALITSFFGLLFAAPGAVYISGNLNRRENGTVSLAGPMTNDVFSAVFLMLAVAVQGNPFLFDYFAYVSFLDAWLGLFNMIPFPPLDGSKVFMWNKRAFAVGLIIPAAFIGILATMHIGL, translated from the coding sequence ATGAGCAGAAGAGACAGCTACACGTACAGTTTTGACATGGAACACGGAACAGGAAGCGACGGAACACCTTACTATTACGTTCCGAAGAGGAGCGTAAGGTTCAGCAGGGAGGAGATCGGGCACCTGCTGCTCGCAATGGTTGTTCTCATGGCTGCCTTTACAATCATGCTCGGAGGCATGCAGCATCTGGCGTCTATAGGCGGCTACCTGCTGGTTTCCGCGACTGCCGTTCTGACAGGTTTCCTGTTTCACGAACTCATGCACAAATACGTTGCGCAGAAATACGGCGCATGGGCGGAATTCAGATCGTCGAGATTCGGCCTGCTGTTTGCACTGATAACTTCATTTTTCGGTCTGCTGTTCGCGGCGCCCGGTGCGGTATACATATCGGGGAACTTGAACCGCAGGGAAAACGGTACCGTCAGTCTGGCCGGACCCATGACCAACGACGTATTTTCGGCCGTGTTCCTGATGCTGGCAGTTGCGGTTCAGGGCAATCCGTTCCTCTTCGATTATTTTGCATATGTTTCGTTCCTTGACGCCTGGCTTGGTCTCTTCAATATGATTCCATTCCCCCCACTGGACGGTTCAAAAGTATTCATGTGGAATAAGCGTGCGTTTGCAGTGGGATTGATAATACCGGCAGCATTCATAGGCATACTGGCCACGATGCACATCGGCCTGTGA
- a CDS encoding adenylate kinase, giving the protein MKTRLVFLGPPGAGKGTQASIVSSRFSLPWLATGDMLRDEIARKTTLGIAAKNYVDDGKLVADEVVNAILKERLREHRNGFVLDGYPRTIEQAEYLDSIVTLDKVLFFDAPEDVLVERIINRRICPACNAVYNISEYKPKVDGVCDRDGTRLELRSDDNAQVASFRIKTFWEKTAPLVSYYFEKDILAKITASLPFDEVTREILQVLESD; this is encoded by the coding sequence GTGAAAACCAGATTGGTCTTTCTAGGCCCGCCCGGTGCCGGAAAAGGAACACAGGCATCTATTGTATCGAGCAGATTCTCGCTGCCGTGGCTGGCAACAGGCGACATGCTGAGGGACGAGATTGCCAGAAAGACCACACTGGGCATTGCAGCAAAGAATTATGTCGATGACGGCAAACTGGTCGCTGATGAAGTCGTCAACGCCATATTGAAAGAGCGCCTGAGAGAGCACAGGAACGGTTTCGTTCTTGACGGATACCCGCGCACAATAGAACAGGCAGAATATCTCGATTCAATAGTCACGCTTGACAAGGTGCTGTTTTTCGATGCACCGGAAGATGTGCTCGTGGAAAGGATAATCAACAGGCGTATCTGCCCGGCTTGCAACGCCGTCTACAACATATCGGAATACAAGCCGAAGGTCGACGGCGTCTGCGATAGAGACGGAACGAGGCTGGAGCTGAGATCCGACGACAACGCACAGGTTGCCAGCTTCAGAATAAAGACATTCTGGGAGAAAACCGCACCGCTGGTGAGCTACTACTTTGAGAAAGACATCCTTGCCAAAATAACAGCGAGTCTGCCATTTGACGAAGTAACGAGAGAAATACTGCAGGTCCTCGAGTCGGATTGA
- a CDS encoding MFS transporter encodes MTVAARATNNMIMTTISPFAKHSLGFSNAVVGLLAASSFVATFAATSYLNPRLVGKWRRRAFIASNGAIALALPLFYFSTSTTVWLIASFAGFASGIVMPNLITAASTAKDMKSTERLLALYTTSLSASLIIGPFIETRLLSFVDYRTVFLFFDVLAVAGFFLSMVVDFPEIRSESRGRTALGSSGFISSLLANSTYSIPFAAITTFLAIYAIEKFSVSSSAAYLSFIPFFTVSFITRLAIMIVPQNSLKPFFAASVTITLAGLIGMAFSPSFTSFLIVMALLGFPHGSIYPMSTIMIARGTKREERSAVNSYFLAFNNIIFAVVPFIVGALSAVIGLGSVFLLLTVPVALMAGIFLARFGRDPILTGESAQTAS; translated from the coding sequence ATGACTGTCGCTGCCCGTGCAACAAATAATATGATCATGACAACGATATCTCCATTTGCCAAACATTCACTGGGATTCAGCAATGCTGTTGTCGGTCTTCTGGCAGCATCTTCTTTCGTGGCAACCTTTGCCGCAACATCCTATCTGAACCCCAGGCTTGTCGGAAAATGGCGAAGGAGGGCTTTTATTGCTTCCAATGGTGCGATCGCACTAGCCCTTCCGCTCTTCTACTTTTCCACATCCACTACAGTCTGGCTCATTGCTTCCTTCGCGGGTTTTGCGAGTGGAATCGTCATGCCAAATCTAATCACGGCCGCATCCACGGCTAAAGACATGAAGTCGACCGAGCGGCTTCTGGCGCTCTATACCACCAGCCTCAGTGCAAGCCTTATCATCGGCCCGTTCATAGAAACCCGGCTGCTCAGTTTTGTAGATTACAGGACAGTTTTCCTGTTCTTCGATGTTCTCGCAGTCGCAGGTTTCTTTCTTTCAATGGTTGTTGATTTCCCTGAAATCAGGTCTGAATCACGTGGCAGGACTGCACTTGGTAGCAGCGGCTTCATCTCCTCTCTCCTTGCGAATTCGACTTACAGCATACCATTTGCAGCCATTACAACATTCCTCGCAATTTACGCAATAGAAAAATTCAGCGTTTCGAGCAGTGCCGCGTATCTGTCATTCATCCCGTTTTTCACCGTTTCCTTCATAACGCGACTTGCAATAATGATTGTTCCACAGAATTCACTCAAGCCGTTCTTTGCCGCATCTGTGACGATCACGCTCGCGGGCCTGATTGGAATGGCGTTTTCTCCGTCATTCACTTCATTCCTGATCGTTATGGCTCTGCTTGGCTTCCCTCATGGCTCCATTTACCCGATGTCAACAATTATGATTGCCCGCGGTACAAAGAGGGAAGAGAGAAGTGCGGTGAATTCCTACTTTCTCGCGTTCAATAACATCATTTTCGCTGTTGTGCCGTTCATTGTCGGTGCATTATCGGCGGTCATCGGACTCGGCAGCGTCTTTCTGCTTCTTACCGTACCTGTGGCACTCATGGCCGGCATATTTCTCGCCAGATTTGGACGGGATCCCATTCTCACCGGCGAGTCGGCACAAACTGCAAGCTGA